The following are from one region of the Mangifera indica cultivar Alphonso chromosome 14, CATAS_Mindica_2.1, whole genome shotgun sequence genome:
- the LOC123195981 gene encoding B-box zinc finger protein 32-like: MCRGTQQATGFCFKDEVSVNVNNTASCWISCELCGMRASLYCQADDAYLCRNCDKWVHEANFLARRHVRCFLCNTCQSLTQRYLIGVSLQVLLPTMLVGCSLLPFSLCEGVSSLVTFQEMFCSANSRVVYSCGSSKYSL; the protein is encoded by the exons ATGTGCAGAGGTACCCAACAAGCTACTGGGTTCTGTTTCAAGGATGAAGTTTCAGTTAATGTAAACAATACTGCTTCATGCTGGATTTCTTGTGAGCTTTGTGGCATGAGGGCTTCATTGTATTGCCAAGCTGATGATGCATATCTATGTAGAAACTGTGACAAATGGGTGCATGAAGCTAATTTCTTAGCACGAAGACATGTTAGATGTTTTCTCTGCAACACATGTCAAAGCCTCACGCAACGATACCTCATTGGCGTTTCGCTTCAAGTTTTGCTTCCAACAATG CTTGTAGGCTGTTCTTTGCTGCCATTCTCTTTGTGCGAAGGGGTGTCATCATTGGTCACATTCCAGGAAATGTTCTGCAGTGCTAATTCAAGGGTGGTATATAGTTGTGGCTCCAGCAAATATTCTTTATGA